AGCCAGCTGCCCGACGGGGCGCAGGTCGAGGTGATCATGGAGCCGACCCGAAACGCGTGGATGCCACTCGCGGCATGGTTGCAGGCGCGCGGTGCGAGGGTGTGGCTGGTCCCGCCCGAGCAGTCCGCGGATCTGCGTGACTACTACCACAAGCACACCAAGACGGACCGGCTCGACTGGCGGGTGCTGGCCCGTCTGCCGCTGCTGCACCCCGACGGAGACCCCCACCGAGCTCGAGAACCTCGGGCCCGCGAATCCGCTCAAGCGGGCAGTGCGTCGCCGAACCACTCGTATCGCTGCCTGCTGGGGCAACGGCGAGCGCTACGTCCTGCGTGACGTCGACGGGCGGCCGATCAGCGACGCCGAGGGCCGCGAGATCTGTGCCAACCGCTACCGAGTCCCGCCGGAGGTGCGCCGCTCCGGACGTCACCGCTCGACTGCCAAGAAGCACA
This sequence is a window from Actinomycetota bacterium. Protein-coding genes within it:
- a CDS encoding IS110 family transposase, which gives rise to MTTMTQPGTVVRLGIDVACRAQHQASLADEAGRLTWSGRRFRTTPVELDELWSQLPDGAQVEVIMEPTRNAWMPLAAWLQARGARVWLVPPEQSADLRDYYHKHTKTDRLDWRVLARLPLLHPDGDPHRAREPRARESAQAGSASPNHSYRCLLGQRRALRPA